One Trichoplusia ni isolate ovarian cell line Hi5 chromosome 6, tn1, whole genome shotgun sequence DNA segment encodes these proteins:
- the LOC113494999 gene encoding deoxyribose-phosphate aldolase, with protein sequence MVQPTSKVLDKESLKNVHINKSNVDAQIKYILDNNRVSSINSNNWVLKAISVIDLTTLAGDDTRSNVFRLCTKAANPIPPNILEKLALKENIRTAAVCVYPNRVKDAYEAIKLMNLTKEINIASVATGFPSGLYPLETRLQEIKFAVNNGATEIDVVLDRSLVLTGQWDALFNEVQQMRKACGDSHLKVILGVGELGSYDNIYKASMISMMAGADFIKTSTGKEAVNATLPIGLVMCRAIRKYYQMTGVRIGLKPAGGIKTTKDAINWLVLVYTELGPEWLTPKLFRIGASSLLDELVENISIA encoded by the exons atGGTGCAACCAACGTCAAAAGTTTTGG ATAAGGAATCTTTGAAGAATGTTCACATCAACAAATCTAATGTCGATgctcaaattaaatatatactgGATAACAACCGAGTGTCTTCCATCAACAGCAACAACTGGGTTCTTAAAGCCATTTCTGTAATAGACCTGACCACACTAGCTGGTGATGATACAAGGTCTAATGTGTTTAGGCTTTGCACTAag GCAGCAAATCCTATACCACCAAACATACTTGAAAAGCTGGcactgaaagaaaatataagaaCTGCGGCAGTATGCGTTTACCCAAACAGAGTCAAGGATGCTTATGAAGCTATCAAACTCATGAATCTtactaaagaaattaatattgcctcag TGGCCACCGGTTTTCCTTCCGGGCTGTACCCATTGGAGACTCGACTACAAGAGATCAAGTTTGCAGTTAATAATGGAGCTACAGAAATTGATGTGGTACTAGACCGCAGTTTAGTGCTAACGGGACAATGGGATGCATTGTTCAATGAGGTCCAACAGATGAGAAAGGCTTGTGGTGACTCTCACCTGAAGGTGATACTTGGAGTTGGAGAACTAGGATCATATGATAAT ATTTACAAAGCATCAATGATCTCTATGATGGCTGGAGCAGATTTCATTAAGACATCAACTGGGAAAGAAGCAGTTAATGCTACTTTACCAATAGGCCTTGTCATGTGCAGGGCTATAAGGAAATATTATCAGATGACTGGTGTCAGG ATTGGATTAAAGCCTGCTGGAGGCATAAAGACCACAAAAGACGCCATCAACTGGCTGGTCCTTGTGTACACAGAGCTAGGACCAGAGTGGCTGACACCAAAACTTTTCCGTATTGGAGCTTCTAGTCTACTCGACGAACTTGTGGAAAATATATCTATCGCTTAA